The DNA region tgccccgtggtggggttatggggcaggcataagctacagacaacaaaggcagttgcattttatcgatggcaatttgaatgcacaaaaataccatGACGAGTTCGAGGCCCATTTTTTTAAGgtctctgtgaccaacagatgcatatctgtaatcccagtcatgtgaaatccatagattaggatctaatttatttatttcaattgactgatttcctcatatgaactgcaaATCAGTCAAATCAATGAAATTGtagcatgttgcttttatatttttgttcagtatagatttcCTTGTGGAAGTGGTGGATGAACACTGGAGGATTTCAGTGAGAAGTCCATGTTATTACGGTATATGGCTTTTTGTTTGCAGGTATTGTTATCTTTTATCAATGACTGATCAGAATCATTATCCATACACAATTGTTCTAAAAAAATTAACATTCTCCTTTAAAGGGAATATTTTAATTAATTGAGTTTGAATACACCCAAAGGCATGTTATTTTTGCTTCATGGGTAAATTGAACATTATTTAAAGGAACCCAAAGTTAGTGAATTTAGACTATTCTAATAAAGTAAACCTTTTGTATATTTGATGTACAAGCATCACTACATTTGTACATTCTTACCTTTCATAGGTGTGCCTAAGAGCATCCACTACACATTGTCAGATATTAACATGATTTCGTAATGGTTTTACGGTTTGTGGTTTCTTGCTTGCTTTTGATTTATTTTGTATAATTATATTTGTGGGAGTTTGTATAACCTAGGTTTAGAATTATTAATGGGACTGCGGAATGGATTTTAAAAAACTAAAGTGTGGTAAAATGTATGTACAATTTGGTTAATTTTCCTCCATGTCAAATGTCCAAAAAAAGGGGCACTTACTCGATGGTGCCTGATAGAGCTGAAATAGCCTTTTATCCATAAAAGTGTAGTCATCATGAGTTCCTGATAACATAATATTTATCGAAAGGTTGATTGAGGGTGTGGTTTATATTTGTAAGAAATGTCCTACTTTGCCTTTATTCAATAAACATTTTTCACATGACAGATGCTGGAGCTAATTGTCTTCCCTCAATACCTAGAAATGTGATAACATTAATGTACATACCCTGCCCGACCCATGTAACGACACAGTGTCAGCCAGAGACTACCCCCCCCCACCCAGCAGTGGTAATTATACACTAAGCTCCCATGGTGTAACCTGCTTGCCTCTACATTCTCATTGCTTATATGCCAATGTTGTTCAAACTCTGGTATCCCAATAGTataattcaaggggttttctaaAAAAATTGTGTTTGCACTCCATTTCACTGACGGATATGGCTCCATTATTAATTACCATTATCAATCAATTTCAGAGCTTGTTAATCTACAAATCAATAACTGAAGACTAGGCTTAACTGTTAGATGTTTTTTGTTTTATTCCAAAACAAACTTGTCAATTATTGTCAACATACAATCATTATCATAGAACAATAATATTGAATGTACTCAACacgtttaaataaaataaaacagccATGTTTTCATATTTACAACATTTGTTTGTGAAGACTAATTTCACATAATTTGAAAACCACTCTGTATTTTGTGGTCTGTAGCGTTGGAGGCCATTATGCCAAAAGTAAAATGTTTAAGCGATAACGCATCACCAGGAGCTAcaggtaactaccaaaataatggaaacacgagtaaatgagggatacaaagtactgtatattgaaagcaggtgctccCACCCACACTGGTgtagttcctgagttaattaagcaattaacatcccatcatgcttagggtcatgtatacaaattctgggcaggccattattttagcTACCCTGGCTAAATCCCCATAGAATGACAatgccccatccacagggcacaagtggtcactgaatgctttgatgagcatgaaaatgatgtaaaccatatgctaTGGCCGTTGAAGTCCTCAGATataaacccaattgaacacttatgggataTTCTGTTGCGGCGCCTGAGACCGCGTttcccaccaccatcaacaaaacaccaaatgaggGAATTTATCGTGGAAGAATGCCATCTCATTCCTCCAATAGAGCTCCAGCCAGTTGGGCTGCATTTGCACATGCAGTCCAATTGTAATATTTTTTTCACTAgctggtcttttgaccaatcagatcagccctGAAAAATAGCTGATGTGAAAATActtatgtgattggtcaaaagaccaactaGAATAAAAAGATCACAATtaagctgcctgtgtaaacgcagccatataGAATCTATGCCACGGTGcaatgaagctgttctggcttgtGGTGGCAAAaggccctattaagacactatatgttggtgtttcctttattttggaagtTACCAAGATTTTTAAATATAGCTCGAATTTAAGAAGGAAAATACCTAGCATTAAGTTTGAGTGCTCTAGCTGATTAGGCTAAACTCTAATGCCAACAAAACCCATGTTTTCTAAACTTCACCATAGGACTGATGTCTATATCTCAGTTATCTACTGCAATTAAGCGTATTCTGATGTACTGGAAAAATACATAAAAATGTAGAACTCAAGCAAATTTATCACATGTTAGAGATTGGGCTGGAGACAAGGCAGTTGTCTGAACAAAGCAGTGCTTTTTGAATAAAGCAGCCAAATTGTCATGCTTTTGAAATTCAAACAGATGTTATTTCTCTTCTCTGAATTGCACTAAGCGGAAAGGATGTCGTTTCATTTACAGCTCTACCGTGTTAACAGTTGATATCGTTTGGACCAAATTTGTCATGCAGACTCGCATAATAAAATTATGAAAACAAAACAAAGCATACTGTAGAAGATCAAAGGTTCTCAAATTAATTTAAAAGCCAATGTTGTCTACCAAGAAGCAGTCAAACAAACTTGCTTTCATGAAGCAAAGTATGGACAATGCAGAATATCAATAATTTTAGCATCAAAGGAGGACTTTTAAAAATCTAATATTTACTGCAtttgtaattttaaaaaacatacaTGCCGAGAAAGGATCAAACACCTTATATCCACACTTTAGTGCACAATGATAAAACCTTTCGCTTGAAGCGGTGTCCACATAAGGAAATATTATTACAGTAAATACACAAACAGGAAAAATTGTTTACAGTTTCAATCAAAGCAAAACCCAGAGCATGTAAACGCCAATGGTGCTTCCAGCGCACAGGGTTAGTTGTATATTGTACAATTCAAGCACTGCCATTCAGTCAAATCAGAAAACGCCACTTCTCTTCTTACCCTTTAGATCACAGTCCCCAAGTTACTAAGTCAGGTGACAACTATGTAATAATGTAGTAATGATCAAAAGCTACACATTTTAGTGATGATGCAGTAATTAAGGATGACTAGGCACATTACACCAAATTCCAAAACATTAGAACATGTGCTCCCCAATTATGCTTCACAGAACGTGCTTATTACTAAAttgctacagtagagacatactaAGTAACTATTGTGGTTTACCTTATAATCACTTAGCTGTTAGTAGGGGGACTGTTATCTGAGGGGGGTACAGCTATTCTTTCATTTTGAGTAGCATGGGCAACAAATGTACCATAGCTAACAAATTTGGTAGCCATTTTCCCAATGTACAACAGCTCCTTCTCTAAGACAGCTGGCAAGTGACAACACGGAGGACAATGGTTTACTTTTCCACAGACTATTGAGAGTAGTGCATGCTACGCCAGTGACAGCCTAATCCCACAAAAGAAAAGAGAACCTttctggggagagaagagggctCTCTCTTTTGCTTAACACACGCAGATACCACCTCACTTCCGACAGGTACGATGTGGCGTGTGTTTTTTGGGCACCTCGATGCGGCAGCGGCTTCGCTGCCAAGGCAGGTCAAAGTTCCTACAGAGGAAGACAATTCAGAAATACAAATGTTGACTGGAGGAAGCAGGGAAAGGTTACTGGGAAAATCCGACCCCCATAACCTAAAAAGCATTTCACATTTGGTTATCATTCAATTGGCACAGCACGTGTTAAATAGAGAGAGTCTCAATTGTTTTCAGACTCATTGTATAGATCATTGTCTCAATATGCACACATGCAGACATGTTAATAATAATGACTGTTGGAATGgataaatgtataaaaaaaagtgTTTAGGAAAATTGTATTGTATAGAGatgtattttttttctccattttcttTAAAGGACTTGCAAAACTACCGGTATATAAATATCCTCTGGCAATAGCAGTGGTATAAAGTAAAAATTCTttaaaagtactacttaagtcgttttttggggggggggtatctgtacattactttactatttatgttTTGGACAACtttaacttcactacattcctaaataaaagtATGTACCTTtttctccatacattttccctgacacccaaaagtactcattacattttgaattcttAGCAGGACAataaaatggtctaattcacacacttatcaaaagaaaatccctggtcatccctacagcttatctggtggactcactaaacacatgcttcatttgcaATTgaggtctgagtgttggagtgtgcccctggctgtaggtaaacaaaacaaaattaaaaacaagaaaattatgccatctggtttgcttaatataagaagtttgaaataatttatacatttacttttgatacttaagtatatttgatcaattccatttacttttgatacttaagtatatttaaaagcaaataattgtagacttttactcaagtagtattttacttggtAACATTAACTTTTACTTGAGTGATTTTCTGTTAAGGtctctttacttttactcaagtatgacaattgggtactttttccaacactgGTCAATAGGTAACTTACTTGAATTACAATGTCTTCAAAATAGCATTAACGTTTTTTGAATTGACACCAGTTTGCATTCCTATTGCCCTCTATTGTAAATCATTAGGCCTATGCCCCCTTCTTTGAGAACAGAGGAAGGAATAGGCATCAAAATGCTTGCCTATGAGTGCTTGGGGTGTAAAATATTCAGTTTGCTTAAAACTTTAAAGACATACTTGGGGGAAGAATAAATACTTGCATTTTGATGAAAGGTCTTTCTGTGAAACTCGCCCTGCCCCGCCACCTGCACCATGGTACCATCTTGAAAAATAAATTACGCATAGTACTGGATGAACTCAAGCTAGTGGACATAGGGGATAAGTTAGGTATGTAAATCACTAACTCAActatacaaagaaatgtccaGTGACAAGCCTAACAAAAAAGCCTACTTATATAGTCCTACAAGTGAACCTAAAGGAAAATGTCAAAACCTGAATAAAAGATCAAATAGACAAACAAATAACATCTCTGCATACGAATGGTATATCACACAAACTATCTCCTTTGAATGAAAGATACACAAAAAATGCATAGATGTGTTTGTTTGGACCAAGTGCTTGAAAAAGGGTGCCATGATGTGTGATAGGGTTGTTCCCTGCATGTTGAACTGAACCTACAATGAGCGTTGTAGTTGAAAAAGACTGACAGGACTACTGGTGGATGAAatcaaaaatacaaaaaaaacttACTGTTGAGTAAGCTTCGGCAATGGCCGGCCAAAGGCCACCACAGGCAGGAAAGGGGTGATGATTATGGACTCGACTGGAGAAAATAAAGAAAAGGGAGTCTCAAAATCAAGACTGTGTCTGCATGCAATGAAAACATTGCTCGTAAAACTTCAGTAAATGACAGTATTAAAGGCGTAGCAACTTTATGGTTCTGTAAAAAACAACGGTTCCATGTTTAGAAAGCAGATGAAGTGACCTGTCATACCATCCTCAGTGTCCGGGTAAAATGAGGAGACCTCTGGCTCACTCTCCTGGATCCCCTTCTTCTTGTTCATGCGCTGCTGGAGGCGCTGAAACATGCGCTGCTCACGGATACGCTGAATGTCCCATCTACAAAAAACAGGATTCAGTGATAAAGAGCGATAATGAGAGAGCAAGGAATGGATGAAAACGTTAGTGGTTCAATATAGTAAATTGAGATTgcattacacacacaaaaaaggaGCCGTAGTGAGTGAGGTTAGAGACTGACCATGATGAGGCATTGAGAGTAACTTGGAAGTCAGAAAACCCATTTGTACCTTTTTCTTCTCTTCTCATCCAACTCCAGCTTTGCATGGCGCTTCAAAAAGACACTGTCGTCCAACATCTTGGtaaaacaacacaaacacatggttGATGTGGTTAAGGACCATTTGCAGGGTTAAATGCTGAGTTGAATATTGTGTGGTATTACAGGCTTGATTTCTGACTCTCAGTTTAAATTGTAAAGCCTGTgtgctctcctctctcacctctgggATGTCACTGGCAGCCTCCTCATCCAAGGGCTCCATACTGTTTTCCTTCCAGGATGGAACTGGAAAACAGAACCGTGTAAAAAAAAGACAGGACTAATAGCAATACTATTTGGATTTCTACATCATTATTCATTGCGAGGCAATATTACACAGCTTAACACTTGGACCGGAACAATTGGCATGTGTGGTGGGACTACTCACTGGCTACAACCTCCTCTTTCTTCGGGGATGGGGATGGCTCACGTTGGGGGGAGGGGGGCGGCTGATGCCAGCGACACAGGTACATCTCAGTAGTAGACATGAAAGGGAGCTCCTCCATCTGATCGGTGCGCTCCGGGTCCTCTTTGCTCGGGTACAGAGTATCCCTCTCCACCGGTGACCGACCAAACCCCATCTTCTCTGGGGTCTCTTTACTGCGCAGCTCCCTCTGATATGGTGAGCCAGCTCCACACTCTGACTTAGGGGAGGTGAACTTAGAGCCTTTCCCTCCTCGTGACTTCTGGATTTTTGAGTCCAGGAAGCAAAATTTCCTGCATGAGCAGAGCAGATGTATTAGTGAGTAGAAGATAGTTTGACTGAGGATAAGTGAATGCAGAGTAGTATTTTGGGTCTGTTACCTCTTGAGGCCTTTGCCGCCTCGACTGAAGGGGATTGTCCTGGGGGTGGGAGTCTGTGGGCTGTCACACACTTCTAGATCCCACAGGTCCTCTTTATCTGGGGTCCAGGGCTCTAGTGGCTGAAATAGGCGCTTATCACGTGGGTCCTTCCTCGTCAGCTGCAAGCGACGCTCCATGCGCTCAATACGCGCCAGCAACTATGTATGCAGACATGTTTCTTTAAATGATTTGGTTCTAAACAAATGACAGCGTTACTGTCATCTACAAACAATTAGACACTTTAATATACTGTGCATACCGTCTCCTTGTCTGCTTTCAGCTCATCTATCTCCTTGTCCTTGGACTgcagctgttgttgctgttgttcaaTCAAGTCCAGCTGAAGGAGGAGAATCTGCCGGAGGCAGGTGGCCTGTGTGTGGGGGTTAGCAGGGGTTTTTCTGATGTTCCTCCACTTGCCCTCTGTGCTGAACTCAATGGATGCAGTGTTGACAACTCCTCCAGGGGAGACCCCTCTGGTGCTATCAGCATCCTTGGAGTTATTGTTTGAAACCAACTCTTTATTATCCATACCATCACTCAGAAAGTGTTTACCTTTCATTGGGATTCCCTCACCCCCCATTTGTCTGACAGAGGATGACGGCACCCCTGTGCTTTCCCAATTGTCACCTTGAACTAGTGCCCCTCCTGCTTTATTTTGTGCAGCAACCACTGGGGCCCGAATTATGTATTTCTGGTCTATGATCTTAGTTTTGCTGAGGTTCTCCCCTCCAGTGTTGTGGATGTCCCCGTGTACGTCATGGACATCTATGACAAAGTCACAGGTTTCTCTCTTGATTGTTATGGAGTTCACAACATTTGCATTTCCAACTTGTGATTTGTCAAAGTCAATTCTCTCAGTGTCCAGCTTAAATCCTGCATTAGCAAACAAAGTGGATCTCATAGTCATGGCGAATACAACTCAGGTGTTATTGAACTAGCATTACAGAATAACTGCTTATTC from Oncorhynchus nerka isolate Pitt River linkage group LG16, Oner_Uvic_2.0, whole genome shotgun sequence includes:
- the LOC115143901 gene encoding male-specific lethal 1-like 1 isoform X1; amino-acid sequence: MTMRSTLFANAGFKLDTERIDFDKSQVGNANVVNSITIKRETCDFVIDVHDVHGDIHNTGGENLSKTKIIDQKYIIRAPVVAAQNKAGGALVQGDNWESTGVPSSSVRQMGGEGIPMKGKHFLSDGMDNKELVSNNNSKDADSTRGVSPGGVVNTASIEFSTEGKWRNIRKTPANPHTQATCLRQILLLQLDLIEQQQQQLQSKDKEIDELKADKETLLARIERMERRLQLTRKDPRDKRLFQPLEPWTPDKEDLWDLEVCDSPQTPTPRTIPFSRGGKGLKRKFCFLDSKIQKSRGGKGSKFTSPKSECGAGSPYQRELRSKETPEKMGFGRSPVERDTLYPSKEDPERTDQMEELPFMSTTEMYLCRWHQPPPSPQREPSPSPKKEEVVAIPSWKENSMEPLDEEAASDIPEMLDDSVFLKRHAKLELDEKRRKRWDIQRIREQRMFQRLQQRMNKKKGIQESEPEVSSFYPDTEDVESIIITPFLPVVAFGRPLPKLTQQNFDLPWQRSRCRIEVPKKHTPHRTCRK
- the LOC115143901 gene encoding male-specific lethal 1-like 1 isoform X2 — encoded protein: MTMRSTLFANAGFKLDTERIDFDKSQVGNANVVNSITIKRETCDFVIDVHDVHGDIHNTGGENLSKTKIIDQKYIIRAPVVAAQNKAGGALVQGDNWESTGVPSSSVRQMGGEGIPMKGKHFLSDGMDNKELVSNNNSKDADSTRGVSPGGVVNTASIEFSTEGKWRNIRKTPANPHTQATCLRQILLLQLDLIEQQQQQLQSKDKEIDELKADKETLLARIERMERRLQLTRKDPRDKRLFQPLEPWTPDKEDLWDLEVCDSPQTPTPRTIPFSRGGKGLKRKFCFLDSKIQKSRGGKGSKFTSPKSECGAGSPYQRELRSKETPEKMGFGRSPVERDTLYPSKEDPERTDQMEELPFMSTTEMYLCRWHQPPPSPQREPSPSPKKEEVVAIPSWKENSMEPLDEEAASDIPEMLDDSVFLKRHAKLELDEKRRKRWDIQRIREQRMFQRLQQRMNKKKGIQESEPEVSSFYPDTEDVESIIITPFLPVVAFGRPLPKLTQQWYHGAGGGAGRVSQKDLSSK